CTGAGTTTTTGATAAATCTTTTCCCAGCTGGACTTTCCCCATTATCCAGATTGCTCTTTTTAGACTTTTTACCGAACCATCGTGGAAATAAGGAGCTGTCATCTCAACATTTCTTAAAGGTGGAACCTTAAAAACATATCTGTCTTCTTCCTTTTTAGTAACAATATACCTTCCTAAATCTATCTTTTTACTTTTTGTATACTTCCAGTAAGGCTCAACTATACCAAATTTTTGATACATAGTTCCCCCTAAAAGTGCTCCTGAGTGGCATGCTACACAACCAACGGAGATAAACGTTTTTAATCCTCTTTTCTCTTTTTCTGTTAATACATTTTCATTTCCTCTTAAAAACTCATCAAATCTTGAAGGAGTAGAAAGTGTCCTTTCCCATGCTCCAATCGCTTTTGCATAATTGTCAACAGTTATTGGATTTTTATCGTGAGGAAATGCTTTTTTAAATAGCTCTTGGTATCCCTTTATTTCTTTTAGTTTTTCTTCTACCCACTGGTAAGAAGGAGCGCCAAATGATCCTTTACCAAGTAATGCCCTTTTTGCCTGATCTTCAACGTCTTTTCTATCTCCTCTCCAGTGCTCTGATATCTGTCCTGCTGCATTAAAAACAGTAGGGGCATTCCTTGGATTTTCCTTTGAAAAATTCCCCCGTGATTTTGGAAGTTTATCTGTTCCGTAATATTCAATTGGATGGCACTTTGCACAACTTGTTGTGCCGTCTATTGATATTCTTTTTTCATAAAATAGGATTTTCCCAAGCTTTATTTTTTCCGGAGTTAAAGGATTTTCCTTAGAAGGAAAGATTTTTGGAAGAGGTTTAAAATACTGCTTTGCTGTTTTTAATAAATCGCTTTCAGCAAAAGAAAAATTAAAAGTTAGGGCAAGCCCTAATATAGAAAATATTGTTTTTTTCATATCTAATTCCTTTTTATTCCCATTCAATTGTGCCAGGAGGTTTTGAGGTTATATCATAAACTACCCTGTTAACCCCCTGAACTTCATTTATTATTCTCCTCATTATCCTGT
The window above is part of the Persephonella sp. genome. Proteins encoded here:
- a CDS encoding cytochrome c peroxidase, giving the protein MKKTIFSILGLALTFNFSFAESDLLKTAKQYFKPLPKIFPSKENPLTPEKIKLGKILFYEKRISIDGTTSCAKCHPIEYYGTDKLPKSRGNFSKENPRNAPTVFNAAGQISEHWRGDRKDVEDQAKRALLGKGSFGAPSYQWVEEKLKEIKGYQELFKKAFPHDKNPITVDNYAKAIGAWERTLSTPSRFDEFLRGNENVLTEKEKRGLKTFISVGCVACHSGALLGGTMYQKFGIVEPYWKYTKSKKIDLGRYIVTKKEEDRYVFKVPPLRNVEMTAPYFHDGSVKSLKRAIWIMGKVQLGKDLSKTQVEDIEAFLKSLTGKLSQDIMTVPIMPK